The window CAAGGCCGAGCCGCTGGTCCAGGACGTGGCGAAGGCACTGCTCGTGGGCCGGACCCCGTACACGCTCACGTTCTTCGAGCAGATCAACTCGCCGCAGGGTCCGTGGCTCAAGATGCTGCAACGCGCCTATTACACCGGCGACGACCTGGACACGGTCATCGCCGACGCGAAGAAGGAGATGTCAGCCATCGCCGCGAAATCCTGACGAGAGGGGAACGGCATGCGGCACCGATGGACCGGCCTGGCGTATGTGGCTCCGGCGCTGGCATTCGTGCTGGTTTTCACGGTCTACCCGCTGGGCCGGATGATCTGGTTGTCGCTGCACGAATGGTCGCTGATCGCCGAACCGCATTTCATCGGCCTGGAGAACTTCCGGACGGCGTTCAGCGACCGTCAGTTCTGGGTGTCGTTCCTGTTCACTCTCGAATACACGGCCCTCATCACGCCGGTGCTGATCGTCGGCGGATATCTTCTCGCGCTCCTGACCGCCTCAGCTTCGAGAGTGCGCGCCATCGCCCGTACCATAATTTTTGTCCCTGTCGTTATCGGTCTTGGGGTTTCCAGCCTTCTCTGGTATTGGTTGTTCAGCACCGATTTCGGGGTGATCAACCGGATCCTGCTCGATCTCGGTGTCGTCGACCAGCCGGTGCTCTGGCTGGGCGTCGACGCCGGCACCTCGAATTCCGCGATCAGCGTCTCGGTGGTGTGGAAGGTGATCGGATTCGGGATGATCCTGTTCGTCGGAGCCATTCAGGCGATTCCCACGGAGATCACCGAGGCGAGTCTGGTCGACGGCGCCGGCTATCTGCAGCGCGTCGGCCGGGTGATTCTGCCGCTGACCATGCGCACCGTTCTGCTGGTCACCCTGGTCAGCGTGATCGGCTCGCTGCTGGCGTTCGACCAGTTCTACATCATGACCGCCGGCCAGCCGCAGAACGAGACCGCGACGTCCGTCTTCTTCGTCTATCTGAATTCGTTCCCCTATCTGAAGCTCGGCTACGGCGCGGCCCTCTCGCTGATTCTCGCCGCGACCATTCTGGCCTTCACGGTCGTGCAACTCGTCCTCACCCGCCGGAGCGAGGCATGAATCGACGTACCGGATTCCTGGTCGCGGCCGGCTGCGTCGCGATCAGCACGATCATGCTGTTGCCGCTGGTCTATTCGATGCTCGCGTCGATCAAACCGGCCGCCGAGGCGGCCGCCACCCCGCCGACCTACCTGCCGCACGGGATCAGCCTGGACAGTTACCGCCGTCTCTGGGACTACCAGGAGGGTCTGCTCACCTACCTGGGCAACAGCCTCGGCGCGGCGGTCCTGACCATCGTCCTCACGCTGCTGCTCACGGTGCCCGCCGGATACGCGCTGGCCCGCTTCCCGATCCCCGGCAAGGAACTGATCTTCATCGTGCTCCTGCTGTCGCTGATCGTGCCGTACCAGGCGCTGCTGACCCCGATGTTCCTGATGTTCGCCAAGATCGGCCTGACGAATTCGGCGATCGGTCTGGCCGTCCTGCACACCACCATCCAATTGCCGTTCAGCCTCTACATCCTGCGCAACAGCTTCGCCGCCGTGCCCCGCGAGACCGAGGAGGCGGCGGTCATGGACGGCGCCGGATCGTTGCAGACGCTGCTGCGGATCTTCATCCCGCCGACCGTGCCCGCGGTCGTCACCGTCACCCTGTTCGCGTTCATCGCGTCCTGGAACGAGTTCCTCGGCGCGCTCGTGATGATGAGCGCCGGCGAGCGGTTCACGCTCCCGGTGATCCTGGCGACCGCGCGCACCGAGACCAGCCTGGGCGGCACCGACTGGGGCATGCTCCAGGCCGGCGTCACCATCTCGATCATCCCCTGTGTCCTCGTCTACCTGTTGCTTCAGCGGTACTACATGGCCGGCCTGATGAGCGGAGCCGTCAAATGAGCGTGACAGTGGTGCAGCCGTCCGCGACCGCCCGGACCCGGCTCCATCCGATGGACGCCCGGAGCGTCGAGATCGCCGCCGGATTCTGGGCCGACCGGATCCGGCTCAACCGGGAACGCACCATCCCACACGGCCTGGACCGGTTGCGGAGCACCGCCACCCTGGACAACCTGCGGCTCGCGAGCGGCTACCGGGCCGCCGCCGACTCCTCGGGCGCCACCTTCCCGTTCCTGGATTCGGACGTCTACAAGTGGCTGGAGGCGGTCGGCTGGTCGGCCGACCCGGCGCTGGTCGCCGCCGCCGACGACGTGATCACCCTGGTCTGTGCGGCCCAGCGCGCCGACGGCTATCTGAACAGCTACGTGCAGGCCGGGCACGACGAGCCGTACCGGGACCTGTCCTGGGGGCACGAGCTCTACTGCCTCGGCCACCTCATCCAGGCCGCCGTCGCCTGGCATCGCGCGCTCGGCGACGACCGGCTGCTCACCGTCGCGCTCCGAGCCGTCGACCATCTGCCCGGCTCGCTCGTCGACGGCCATCCCAACATCGAGATGGCGCTCGTCGAACTCACCCGCCTGACCGGCGACCGGCGCCATCTGACGATGGCGGCCCGGATGCTCGAGCTGCGTGGTCACCGCACCCTGCCCGGTGCGGATCGTTTCGGCGCGAGCTATTGGCAGGACCATGAGGGGGTACGCGACGCGAGCGCCGTGGCCGGCCATGCGGTCCGGCAGCTCTACCTCGACTGCGGCGCCGTCGACGTGGCGGTGGAACTCGGCGACGACCGGCTGCTCGCGGCGGTCCGGGCACGCTGGGACGACATGATCCGCACTCGTGCCTATCTGACCGGGGGAGTGGGCAGCCGGCACCGGGACGAGGCGTTCGGTGACCCGTTCGAGCTGCCACCCGACCGCGCGTACGCCGAGACCTGCGCGTCGATCGCCGGGGTGATGCTTGCCTGGCGTCTGCTGCTGGCCACCGGCGACACCTGCTACGCCGACACGATCGAACGCACCATGTACAACGGGGTGCTGCCGGGGATCGCCCTCGGTGGAACCCGCTTCTTCTACACCAATCCGCTGCAACGGCGGACCCATCGGGCCCCGGGCGGCGCCGGACCACGCCAACCCTGGTATCCGTGCGCCTGCTGCCCGCCGAACCTGATGCGCCTGCTCAGCTCCTGGGACCAATACCTGGCGACGTACGACGACAGCGGTGTCCAACTGCACCAGTACACCTCAGCCGAGATCCGCACCCCACGGGCCGACCTGCGGATCGGCACCGGTTACCCGTGGGACGGCCGGGTCGCCGTGCACATCGACCGGACCTCGCCGGAGCCGTGGACGCTCTCCCTGCGGGTGCCCCGATGGTGTCGCTCGGCCACCCTGACCAGCCCCGACGGCACTCTCGCGGTCAGCGCCGGAACCGTCAAACGACACCGCCGCTGGCAGCCCGGCGACGTCGTCGAACTCAACCTCGACCTGCCGGCCCGGATCACCGAACCCGACCCGCGGATCGACGCGGTGCGCGGCTGCGTGGCCGTCGAACGGGGGCCGCTCGTCTACTGCATCGAGTCGGCCGACGCCCCGGTACGTACCGAGATCGAGGAACTGACCTGGGATCCGGGCCGCCCGCTGACCCCGGTGCCCCGCCCGGACCTGACCGAGTCGATGATCGGTGTCGACGTGCCGATGACCGGTGGCCTGACCGCCGGGGCCATCCCCTACTTCGCGTGGGCCAACCGGACCACCGAGGCCATGCGAGTCTGGATCCCCAGGCTCACGGAGCCGACGTCGTGGAGTCCCGGACGACCAGCGGCATCTTGAAGACAGTCACGCCCGGCTCACGCCCGCCGGCCGGATCGCGGGCCGACGACACCGCCTGGGCGACACCGAAGCCGACGATCTCCGCGATCGGCATCCGCAGCGTGGTCAGCGCGGGCACCGTGTGCCCCGCGATCAGGATGTCGTCGAGACCGACCACCGACAGCCGGCCCGGCACCGGGATGCCGAGCCGGTGCGCGGCATGCAGGGCGCCGACACCGACCAGGTCGGTCGACGCGGCCACCGCGGTCGGCGGCTCGGGCAGGCTCATCAGCTCGGTCAGCGCGGCCGCGCCACCGTCGAGAGTGCCCGGGCACCGCCGCAGGTAGCCGCCGGGCACCCCGCCGAATCGGTCCCGCATGAAGTCGACGTACGCGTCCTCGCGGATCCGATACTCGTTGGGCAGTTCGGCGCTGAGGAACCCGATCCGACGGTGTCCGAGCTCCGCGAGATGCGCCAGCCCGGTCTGCACGCCGGCCCGATCGTCCGGGTTGACCGTGGGGAACTCGATCGGCCCCGGCCCCTGCC of the Actinoplanes sichuanensis genome contains:
- a CDS encoding LacI family DNA-binding transcriptional regulator, yielding MPTSGRESGAEQPGGRKAVRSIVTMRDIAAASGVSQSTVSRVLNNAPTRVPIAAETRERVIETARHLGYRPNPLARGLRGASTNLIGAVVRDFSDVFYAGVIEALVVESMAHGYNVVLGHVHEGTPLTTVLETRHTDAIVLLGDMRAYPELLADLRGSAVPVVGMWQGPGPIEFPTVNPDDRAGVQTGLAHLAELGHRRIGFLSAELPNEYRIREDAYVDFMRDRFGGVPGGYLRRCPGTLDGGAAALTELMSLPEPPTAVAASTDLVGVGALHAAHRLGIPVPGRLSVVGLDDILIAGHTVPALTTLRMPIAEIVGFGVAQAVSSARDPAGGREPGVTVFKMPLVVRDSTTSAP
- a CDS encoding glycoside hydrolase family 127 protein, translated to MSVTVVQPSATARTRLHPMDARSVEIAAGFWADRIRLNRERTIPHGLDRLRSTATLDNLRLASGYRAAADSSGATFPFLDSDVYKWLEAVGWSADPALVAAADDVITLVCAAQRADGYLNSYVQAGHDEPYRDLSWGHELYCLGHLIQAAVAWHRALGDDRLLTVALRAVDHLPGSLVDGHPNIEMALVELTRLTGDRRHLTMAARMLELRGHRTLPGADRFGASYWQDHEGVRDASAVAGHAVRQLYLDCGAVDVAVELGDDRLLAAVRARWDDMIRTRAYLTGGVGSRHRDEAFGDPFELPPDRAYAETCASIAGVMLAWRLLLATGDTCYADTIERTMYNGVLPGIALGGTRFFYTNPLQRRTHRAPGGAGPRQPWYPCACCPPNLMRLLSSWDQYLATYDDSGVQLHQYTSAEIRTPRADLRIGTGYPWDGRVAVHIDRTSPEPWTLSLRVPRWCRSATLTSPDGTLAVSAGTVKRHRRWQPGDVVELNLDLPARITEPDPRIDAVRGCVAVERGPLVYCIESADAPVRTEIEELTWDPGRPLTPVPRPDLTESMIGVDVPMTGGLTAGAIPYFAWANRTTEAMRVWIPRLTEPTSWSPGRPAAS
- a CDS encoding carbohydrate ABC transporter permease codes for the protein MNRRTGFLVAAGCVAISTIMLLPLVYSMLASIKPAAEAAATPPTYLPHGISLDSYRRLWDYQEGLLTYLGNSLGAAVLTIVLTLLLTVPAGYALARFPIPGKELIFIVLLLSLIVPYQALLTPMFLMFAKIGLTNSAIGLAVLHTTIQLPFSLYILRNSFAAVPRETEEAAVMDGAGSLQTLLRIFIPPTVPAVVTVTLFAFIASWNEFLGALVMMSAGERFTLPVILATARTETSLGGTDWGMLQAGVTISIIPCVLVYLLLQRYYMAGLMSGAVK
- a CDS encoding carbohydrate ABC transporter permease, yielding MRHRWTGLAYVAPALAFVLVFTVYPLGRMIWLSLHEWSLIAEPHFIGLENFRTAFSDRQFWVSFLFTLEYTALITPVLIVGGYLLALLTASASRVRAIARTIIFVPVVIGLGVSSLLWYWLFSTDFGVINRILLDLGVVDQPVLWLGVDAGTSNSAISVSVVWKVIGFGMILFVGAIQAIPTEITEASLVDGAGYLQRVGRVILPLTMRTVLLVTLVSVIGSLLAFDQFYIMTAGQPQNETATSVFFVYLNSFPYLKLGYGAALSLILAATILAFTVVQLVLTRRSEA